The DNA segment ACCTATCACTTATCACTATCACTATTATACCCTTACAGTCACTTAAGCTATTATACTCTAAACTAAACTATGCGCATTGTGCAGAGACAAAGCTTAGATTGTTTTCGCTAATTATTACAGCAATAATGTGAGATCATGCAATACACAAGCAAGTCCGCACTTATTCAAAATCAAAGTAATAAACCGAAAAATGTTATTACATCATCGGCCGCATTAAAAGGTTGCGCATGATAATGGTATggcatgcggcccgcgagtCGTATGTTATACTATATGATACTTAAAATAATGTCAACTACTATTAACATTATACTTTTCCATACTTAAAATAATATGCTAATGTTATACAGATTTAAATATaacattttatatatttgCTCCGCTAAACATCTCCAATGCTAACgcactgtaaaaaattaacCATCTTTTCACTATAGGCAGAGTACTAACATCATCCATAAAATCAGAATGTAGTAGATTTTTTCagcaatttaattgtttttaccaATAGTCACACACTTAATTGTTTACGCATTAGATATAATTGTGGAAAGCAACGTATTATTACGTCAAAGGTATTGCACAATAAGACAGATAACTGTTTTCAGATAGTAGCCTACCAGTTTCGGTTTCAGTCAGCATGCAGTTTTGGTTACACATGTTACACTGTTCCTTGCTAGAGCAAGACATAGAAACTTATAGTTAAGTGGCTACATTTGGTAAGCTTTCACTAGTTTAGCCAGTTTGGTCATATTTCACAGCCGGTGCGACAGACAACGCAATGAGCATATGCAATTTATGCCAATGCAAAATTAGCAGTGAGAAGAATTAAGATATTTACAACTTCTTCAATGGTGAAGCATTTGCTTTCTGTTTTACTGTGTTGCGCTTAAGTTGATTATGTAACTTGAAGATTTCTGCTCCAATTAAGTAATGGCCATCAccatttcaccagaaaaaaatcatttatttgatgcttttttgttaacttaacttaattgTTATAACATATTAACCTAAACTAAACCTAagtctaccttctaatctaaattttacttcaataaaatcttaaatagattaaatcaatttttgctaACCTAACAACTTATAAATAACTTTGATCTAATAATCGTGGTTGTTATAATGGACATGCATGGATTTGATCTAATTTAGCATAGGCTTGCAATAAGCAAGGAAACACAAGTTACATTTCAGTACGTGTTATGTCACTGTCTGCCATAACGAGCTGGAGGTACCCCTTTTTTGGTTTGGCTTGATCGACGAAGATTTGTTTCTATCAGCATGTTCTCTATTTCTGATTCTTACACGACTGGGGGATGGCTTGGAGCTTCATTGCTAGGTAAAGAGTTGCCTATGAGTTCTTCTGTAACCGATGTCTCGTTGCTGTTTGTCGCTTCTTGAGGGCATGGTGAGAGGTTGTTCAATGACACTGTAGATTCTTGTCCATCTGGATGTCGGACGCATGCATATGTTAGGATCATTGGTgggattgaaatattttaacatccggttctctcactGCATGTCATTTTGACTCGGGGACGACATAACATAAGCCTATACGtatgcttgttaacaaccgcggaagtcattaaaattccaggaatcggttcgcacgaaccggTAAATTCTTCATACACATAAAATGCAGCATTCTGGTGATTCCTGGGTGGCCCAGGTTTTTATGGATGTCTTCTAGTTGACTTGTCTCATTAATAGAGGTGCTAGTTGATCATTAGAGCAATCTGTGACTGGGTTCATTTTGCCTGGACGTTAGCGAATTAAATAATTAGGAGAGGCAAGTTCCAAACACCAAGTTtagattttattgtttttgattttggcGATGTGCAACAATGAATATTAAGCATGTAAGCTACACAACGTTGGTCAGTTACTAGTTCGAAACTTTGGCGTTGTGATAGACCTTTCCATTTCCGAGTAGCTTCAATAATTACTTGTAGTTACTTCTTTTTCTATAACTGGAAACTTTAATTTACTTTCGTGAAACAATGCGCGACGTAAAAGCAACATGTCGACTACCTTGATTTAGAGATGACGATACGGTAACATCTGAAGCGTTGGACTTAACAACAAATGGCGTAGTCTCATCAACTGACTGTTATGAGGCGGTGGCAAGTTCCATTTTAAATGAAACGCTTCCTCGGCATCTTCACTGAGTGGAGAGGACTGGACTGTCGTTAGTGGTTTCACTTTGTCGGAAAACTATGAGATCCACTTTGAATAATAAGATAGGAAGCCGAGAAGGCATTGCAGGGCCTTTTTCTTCCCTGGAATAGGGTATTCCTGAAGTAGCTGTAGTCGGCCAGGATCtggtttcattgttttgtgttggacTTTATAACCAAGAACGTTGATTTGAGAAACTGATTTGACAGTCTTGTTTTCgttgaattttaaatttcgGTGTTTGAACACGCTTAGCAATTTTTGGACGTTGTCGTCATGTTGTTGTGTCCTGCCGCAAATCGTGATGTCATCtcagtttgcaaaaaagttgttCAGAAATTCTTCATCAATGATCAGTCAATTGCTCGCTAGAAGTTGATCCCTCCGTTTGTGACACCATACGGAATTCTTTTGTATTGCCATAACTTGTCGTCAGCTTCGAACGCTGTGTAGACACGATTGGTTTCTAATATCAGAAACTGATGATATACAGATTTCATGTCGAATTCGAGAAGACAGAGTACTCAGCAAGTTTATTTATTAGGTCATCTATTCTTGGAAATGGATATGCACCCACGTGAATATCAAGGTTAAATGGTTTGTGAGTAGTCAAAATACATTCGTGTTTTTTCTTCAGTGAGGACAACTACGATCTGTGCCTGCCACGGAGACCGACTGGGTACAATTGCATCATAATCTACAACTTTTTGATTTGTCCTCGAATAAATTGTTTGTCAGGTTTGCTATGttgatttgatttgattgCAATTGGCTTGCAAAATTTAGGTAGCTGTGGAAGGTAGGAATCAGTTGCCATAAAGGTCGATGGTAAGGCAGAGACTATAGATTTGGATAAggtcagaggtgggcagtcggtacttttaaagtaccgtcggtaacggtactgATACTTGGCAAAAAACGTACCGATGGTTGCTGTATTTgctattattttaaaaaagtagcgGCTATGTTTGCCGCAATTATGGAACGGTTccggtactattttaaaaaagtagtttggcACTTTGttggtactcggtaccggtattttttgtgtgaaacatgctgctgcaaatacaatgtttgccgctattatgcccccggtaaaggttgCTCCAGGTCAAAGTACTTAGGTGTACTGGGactgactgaaatttcttgaaaaaagtaattcggtgcAGAGATTCAGTACCCACAGATAAGGTATAGTCTTCTCCACTAGCACCATATTCGATTATGAGCCAATTATGTCATTTCTGAATTACTTGGCCTAAGATCACGCCGCCACCTAAGTTGTTCATGTCACTGAGTTGAACGTTTTCGTATTTGCGACTGTTGACGAATATGTCAATTGCACAGGAACTTCACATGCTACATCTTAAGCCAGTTTGTGTCATAGATACTTCTCATGTTGAGGTTAATCGAAGTGATTGTGTAGTGACGGCATTAATGTAGTTATTGGCATTTCCACAGTCAACCAGTGCGCATAGGTTTTAGGCATAGGTGCACATATTGATATCTTGAGTGTCGCTTCAAGTAGGTTGTGCAAAATTACTTGGCGCAAGACATGAACTAATGCACTTGGACTCTTTGAAGGAAAAGTTTGGATATCTTAACTAAGCGAATAATACACACTTAGCCTGTGGAAGAATGTAGTCACCAGTTTGAGTAGGTACTTTAACTTTCATAATGTTTAGTAGTAAGATGATGTGGCTGAAGATGCGATAAACTCAAAATCTCTTCCAATTTTCTCTATTCCTTTATAACTTcccataaaatttttaattctttttttagTGCAGCAAATGGTTCTTGTTGAGGAGCATTGGGCTTCATGTCTGTCGGCATAAGCctaaaacaaattgcaataaaacagTAAGAAGACATATATAGTAGGACCGACTTTGAGCTTGTTTACCGGCGtgtataaaaacattgtaacaCGACGAGCTAATATCTAGCGTACACTAACCCAAGCCTTGTCACCTAATTCTGCGCATATAACAACCTTCTTCTTTACTAAATGTGGTGCACTTTACAGTATAGTCTAATGAAACCACTTAATTCAATTGCGTCGTTACCATAcagctttttgcaattatgtGAACTGGCCAATGACAGAGAAGCAGTTTGGTAACACACGAGAAAAGTGCCTATAAAGCCTTAGATGTGGATAATCGGGGGAAAAATTGTCTGGTTTTTCTTACCATTGAACAAAAGTGTGGTAATATAACGTACTTAACCTGCCactaattaatatttttactatCTAATAAGAACACTTTGGGTTAAAACGCTTTTGTAAGAGATATTTACATATTACTTAGCCTGTGGAAAAAGGTAGTCACCAGTTAGAGTAGGTGCTTTAACTTTAATTGTAATAAAACAGTAAGAAGACTTATATAGTTGGACCGACTTTGAGCTTGTTTACCGGCGTGTATAAAAACATGGTAACACTACGAGCTAATATTTGCCGTACACTAACCCAAGCCTTGTCACCTAATTCTGCGCATATCATAACCTTCTTCTTTACTAAATGTGATGCACTTTACAGTATAGTCTAATGAAACCACTTAATTCAATTGAGTCGTTACCATccatctttttgcaattacgTGAGCTGGCCAATAACAGAGAAGCAGTTCGGTAACACACAAGAAAAGTGCCTAAAAAGTCTTAGTTGTGGATAATCGGGGAAAAATTGTCTGATTTTTTTACCCTTGAATAAAAGTGTGGTAATATAACGTACTTAACCTGCCactaattaatatttttactatCTAATAAGAACACTTTGGGTTAAAACGCTTTTGTAACGCAAAAAGTTAACCTAAAGTTTTAGTATTTAAATATGCGATTACTTTTGGCTGGATATTTTTGACGATTACTACTGTGGTTTTGATTAAACAGTAGAGTTTATGTATGAACACAGAGGGAGCTATTATTGACTGATAGCAAACATAACAGAACCATCCGTTGTCTATATGACACTTGAACTGCTATTACAATTGTCATGTTTTTTGGTCATAATCTGCATAGTGATTTCATTAACATCAATAAACATCTGAATAAAACAATCATAGTCTAGTTTGTCAATTCATGGATGAAAAATCGAAAAAATATGATCGTACTTTTGCTTATGGATATAACACAAACTTTATCGATTTTTTAGGtgatttttgaaattgctCGTGGTATACTTAAAATCGCTTTAccgcaaaatatttaccttTTTTTCGTATAAATATCACTCGTATATTCTTGCAGTGTAATCCACCAACCATTCAAATTGATGACTCGCTTGATCCAGACGAAGTGATCACCCTGGTTGCTTTTCTACATTTTCTACAGAGACCCTGGCAACTCCAgatgaatgaaataaaaatcaaaagtcCTACCAAAGTAGAACATCTACTACAAGTGATggtacattttgttttatttgttttttattcatataattgaaattttttattttgttgaaaatgacaTTATTTGATTATATATTGGGAatgtttttgtgataaatcttaCATTCTTCTATTAATTATTGGTACAATGTATGTTCATACAAAcccttttttaaaacttttttttttcataagggcaaaactttgttaaaaccattgtgtaaagaaataaaaaatacatattGAAAATGGGAATACACTTTCCCAATCAATGAACAGCTATATGATACTTTCCATATGCTCTATGTCTCTTCTTTACATCTATGTTCATCATCTGCAAGGAATTGTCACCTTAACTGAGGCATGatgcaaaaaatcaaaaatgctatcttataaaattataaaggaAGAGAAAAACTGATATCAAACTTAACTGTAAAACTCTCTTTACCTGAGTGTTTTTTATGtctattatattttattactatATTTTGTcgtattttttttcataattagATGGACACGATCAACAAAAATTCTCGCCAAAAAGTCCAAATCAAGTTTTCACCAGAGGAACAGACTGTCGAGTGTGATTTATGTGGGTGTGGAATCTCCATTCAAGGAACTCAAACGTTAGCTTTCTTTCTTTTACAGCTCCCATACAGGGTaagaaaactttttccaattttaTGGATGtgtaaaaatcattttatctTGTATCAGAGATTGTCAAACAGTGCATCGTCTTTGATCCAGGGGGCGGAGAAAGGTCACGGTTTCTAACACGTTTGCTTGTTTACAAAACAAGTATATGCTCATGTACAGGTTATATGTCTCAAATCGTAAGTTAAAATTCGGCTGATGCGCATGTTGTGCTGTCGAACATAAAAGATTTGTGTCAATTAAAATCTTTATACATTCATCAGTTAACATGATCTGTAAATCTATGTTGCTTATATTTAACACATTGCGTAAGAAGCTTGTAGAGGAAAGGTTTCAAAGCAACTTGTTGTAACTTTCGCCACAGCTATTGCGTAATAAGCGAGTGTCTTTTTTCAGATCTGACCGCTTCTTTAAGAGCTAATATCCACACCAGAGTAGTTTATTACAAAACTGAGAACACATAGTCATACGTGTATGCCAAACTTGACTATTTATAGTTACACCAATGCTAAAGCAATGAAACTTGTAATACCAAAACATTGTGGTGCATAGTTAATATGACATATTCCCAGGGAACTTcaaataacttcaaaataactATCAAATTGGAAGATATAAGTGAAAGCAAGATTAGAGACTGGATTATACAAAGatctttcatttaaaaacattcaatGTCACCGACATTTTATAACTCATTTGCCTCTCATactgttaaaaacttttggaATTAAGCGAAAAAGATTCAGTAACTACAGTAATAAGGTTGATCAAACGTCGGCATCACGTGGACGCGTGAGATAAACTGAAATGCAAACAGAGCCTAATAAAAAGAAGTGTCACCGCTAAGACAAAACAAACCGAATTTGAGAACATGATAGAATGATGATGAGCAAATGCAAGTATGGAAATACAAATGAGCTAATTGCCCAGGATTATCAAGCATGCATGCAAATGATCATCAACAAGAGAAAATGAAGAGTTGAATAAACAGTGCTTAACAATGCTTAACCCTCCGTTTAACATGATGTCAATTTGACCTCCAAACAGTTTTTCAAATGGTTATAATTTTGAAGTAGTTATCCATAAAGCTATGGACACTGTTGACTTATTTTAAATAGAAGGAATTTGCTGTCAAAACATATTCTTGGTATGTACAGCTGTTACTAACCATGGTCTAATACAGAGGTGACAAACCATTCGCTCTCGCGAACAACAccataataattagcattcagGTGCAACTGCTTCATTCGGCAgtttttagctgctcccgcggccgcaaaaaatacatcggttgagtgcggcaatctattgaagacatactgctgcgacttAATcatgctatcagcttttgatatcgcattgcacaaaaattagaaacaggtccaagaaagttcaagactgctggtctcgccggaatgcttcgtcATGCAAGAGCgattgtcaaaccgatttgcgggccgcatgtttttcacctttgatgtaaactttctaaactttatgaagtcTTGTGTTTCGTCATTACTTTTGTGCTAAATTACActatgtaacaaaaaaaaattttttctttgtccTTGGCAAATAATTGCTATTTTCTGTTTGCTTTTACCGAAAATACATGAAAAATCTTTATGATACCACCGTAACTTTGGATTTGTGTTTCTACGGCTAGTTTAAAATTTGTGCTACTTCTCATGAAAATGAGCATGTTGATTAGATTGGTATTTTAAGGTATTTAGAttggttttagttttattaagGTGATTAAggtattttaatgttttagcAAGGTAGTGTGACTGATtgtgttgatattttttagCAGATGTATTTTCTTATTGAATCTTTACTGGTTTTGTTAGTTTTATCGCAATTGTTAAAAGTGTGCTATGGTTAGCCATGGTTGCAAGTACTCAGCTCAGTACTCAGATTCCTTCTGCTTTGTGTGTGGTGAGTTCTTTGCAAAAAAGCACTGTCTGGAGAGTTGCAGCCGTGCGACAGAAGCCTATCATGCATATTTTGGCATGCCAGTCGGTGATCAAGATAAACGTTGGGCACCACACATCATATGTGAATACTGCTGTCGTACTCTAGAAGGTTGGTTTAGAGGAGAGAAAAGAGCAATGCGTTTTGCTATCCCCTGTGTCTGACGTGAGCCCACAAACCATCTCACAGACTGCTACTTCTGTATGGTGGACCCAAGCAAATGACGGAAGGGAAAGAATGCACCTTCTATCAAGTACCCTGACATTCCGTCATCTATTGCACCTGTACCCCATAACATGACTGACATGCCTGTGTCACAACCACCCTTGAGCGATAAACATTTCATAGCACTCGCAAGCTCTACAGATTCTGAAACAGATGAATCATCTGTTGCTTGTCTCCAACGCCGAGTTGCTGGTGAAAGGTGGCCCTACTACCCCAACCAAGAAGATATTAACGATCTTGTCAGGGAACTGTCATTGACAAAGTTGAATGCTGAGCTACTCATTTCCAGACTAAAGCAATGGGACTTACTGGATGACAGTGTTCGAATTACTCGACATCGCGGCTTCTCAGTGTTCTTCACGTTTAAAGATGATTTATGCTACTGCCATGATATAGAAGGTGACGCATTCAAGCACATTCAAGAGCAGTTTCCAAAATTGTCAGAAGCAAAAACCAAAGCTAGAGTATTTGTGGGACCTGAACTGAAGCGACTTATAAATTCCATCAATTTTCCAGAGATGCTGTCTGAGGTTGAACGGAGAGCTTGGACTTCTTTCGTTTCTGTAGTTAACGGGTTCCTGGGCAACCACAAGACAGA comes from the Clavelina lepadiformis chromosome 5, kaClaLepa1.1, whole genome shotgun sequence genome and includes:
- the LOC143459117 gene encoding uncharacterized protein LOC143459117, coding for MTDMPVSQPPLSDKHFIALASSTDSETDESSVACLQRRVAGERWPYYPNQEDINDLVRELSLTKLNAELLISRLKQWDLLDDSVRITRHRGFSVFFTFKDDLCYCHDIEEMLSEVERRAWTSFVSVVNGFLGNHKTENYMELVDELVDAYWKMGCRMSLKLHVLHAYLDEFKDNMGDCSEKQGERFHQDIRYFEERYQGQYNENMMGDYIWNLLRESELTYRRQSRKNVSL